A single Oncorhynchus tshawytscha isolate Ot180627B linkage group LG01, Otsh_v2.0, whole genome shotgun sequence DNA region contains:
- the LOC112249834 gene encoding gelsolin, whose protein sequence is MVFHKEFQIAGKGPGLQVWRVEKMDLKPVPKQLYGNFFTGDCYVLLYTTAAPSYYIHMWLGNESSQDEMGAAAIFSSQLDDFLGGGPVQFREVQNNESITFLGYFKSGIKYKQGGVASGFQHVVTNEMNVKRLLHIKGRRVIRATEVDMSWSSFNNGDCFIIDLGKDIFQWCGSECNRFERLKASEVAIDVRDNERNGRAKLQIVEEGGEPEAIINALGPKPNIPAGSPDDETVERANKKGALYMISDAAGSMKVSVVAQTSPFKQEMLSPSECYILDNGSDCKIFVWKGPSASTDERKAAMNAAEQFIKEKNYPKHTQIQVLPCGGETTLFKQFFCNWKDKDQTTGPGQAYSVGRIARVEQVPFDSSSLHTNKTMVAQHGMVDDGSGKVQVWRVEDGAQVPVDPSSYGQFYGGDCYLVLYSYRLGGREQHIIYTWQGRKCTQDELAASAFLTVKLDDSMGGSPVQVRVTQGQEPAHLMSLFKGKPMVIHLGGTSRKGGQSKVGSTRLFHIRQSSTKATRAVEVEPSATFLNTNDVFVLKSPDTVFLWRGVGATEAEMAAAQYVTSFLGGGKATVVSEGKEPAGFWSALGGKKEYQTSSGLQKMVKPPRLFGCSNKTGRLIAEEVPGDFTQSDLATDDVMLLDTWDQVFLWIGNEANEVESTGSAKIAKDYLDSDPSGRRGIAITTIKQGMEPATFTGWFQAWDPKMWETDPLERIRARF, encoded by the exons ATGGTGTTCCATAAGGAGTTCCAGATTGCAGGAAAGGGGCCTGGTCTTCAGGTATGGCGTGTGGAGAAGATGGATCTGAAGCCGGTTCCTAAACAGCTCTACGGGAACTTCTTCACTGGAGACTGCTACGTTTTGCTCTACACCACCGCCGCCCCCTCATACTACATCCACATGTggctgg GAAATGAAAGTTCTCAGGATGAGATGGGTGCGGCGGCCATCTTTAGCTCCCAACTGGATGATTTCCTGGGTGGAGGCCCGGTACAATTCAGAGAGGTCCAGAACAATGAGTCTATCACCTTCCTGGGATACTTCAAGTCTGGCATCAAGTACAAG CAAGGTGGGGTGGCCTCTGGCTTCCAGCACGTGGTGACCAATGAGATGAACGTCAAGCGTCTGCTGCACATCAAGGGCCGCAGGGTCATCAGAGCCACGGAGGTGGACATGTCCTGGTCCAGCTTCAACAATGGGGACTGCTTTATCATCGACCTGGGAAAG GACATCTTCCAGTGGTGTGGCAGTGAGTGCAACCGCTTCGAGCGACTGAAGGCGTCCGAGGTAGCCATCGATGTCCGTGACAACGAGAGGAATGGCCGTGCCAAGCTGCAAATtgttgaggagggaggagagccaGAGGCTATCATCAAC GCTCTAGGGCCCAAACCAAACATCCCTGCAGGAAGCCCTGATGACGAGACTGTTGAAAGAGCCAACAAGAAGGGAGCTCTCTACATG ATCTCTGACGCGGCAGGCTCCATGAAGGTGTCAGTGGTGGCCCAGACCAGCCCCTTCAAACAAGAGATGCTCTCCCCCAGCGAGTGTTACATTCTGGACAACGGATCGGACTGCAAGATCTTTGTCTGGAAAGGACCTAGTGCCTCCACAGATGAGCGCAAGGCTGCCATGAATGCTGCAGAACAGTTCATCAAGGAGAAGAATTACCCCAAGCACACCCAG ATCCAGGTGTTGCCGTGCGGAGGAGAGACTACCCTGTTTAAGCAGTTCTTCTGTAACTGGAAGGACAAGGACCAGACCACGGGCCCAGGCCAGGCCTACAGTGTGGGACGTATTGCCAGGGTGGAGCAGGTCCCCTTCGACTCCTCCTCCCTACACACCAACAAGACCATGGTTGCCCAACACGGCATGGTGGATGACGGATCTGGGAAGGTTCAG GTGTGGCGTGTGGAGGATGGTGCCCAGGTGCCAGTGGACCCCTCCAGCTACGGCCAGTTCTATGGAGGTGACTGCTACCTGGTCCTGTACAGCTACCGCCTAGGAGGCAGGGAGCAGCATATCATCTACACCTG GCAGGGGCGGAAGTGTACTCAGGATGAGCTGGCTGCTTCCGCCTTCCTGACGGTCAAGCTGGACGACTCCATGGGAGGCTCACCTGTCCAG GTGCGTGTGACTCAGGGCCAGGAGCCGGCCCACCTGATGAGTCTGTTCAAGGGGAAGCCCATGGTGATCCACCTGGGTGGAACGTCCCGTAAGGGGGGCCAGAGCAAGGTGGGCTCCACACGCCTCTTCCACATCCGCCAGAGCTCCACCAAGGCTACACGGGCTGTAGAG GTGGAGCCCTCTGCTACATTCCTGAACACCAATGATGTGTTTGTGCTGAAATCCCCTGACACTGTGTTCCTGTGGAGGGGAGTGGGGGCCACTGAGGCGGAGATGGCTGCGGCACAGTATGTCACCTCTTTCCTGGGAGGAGGGAAAGCCACTGTGGTGTCAGAGGGCAAGGAGCCTG CTGGGTTCTGGTCTGCtctgggagggaagaaggagTACCAGACCTCCAGCGGTCTGCAGAAGATGGTGAAGCCACCGCGCCTGTTTGGCTGCTCTAACAAGACTGGCAGACTCATA GCTGAGGAGGTGCCTGGAGATTTCACCCAGTCAGACTTGGCAACCGATGATGTCATGCTTCTGGACACTTGGGATCAG GTCTTCCTCTGGATAGGCAACGAGGCCAACGAAGTGGAGAGCACCGGATCAGCAAAAATTG CCAAAGACTACTTGGATTCGGACCCCTCTGGTCGCCGGGGCATTGCCATCACCACGATCAAGCAGGGAATGGAACCGGCAACCTTCACCGGCTGGTTCCAGGCATGGGACCCCAAGATGTGGGAAACAGACCCTCTGGAGCGTATCCGTGCCCGTTTTTAA